The region ACTTGCCGATAATCTGTGAACGCTTGGCAGCCGAATTTGTCGGCTACCTTTTGCGCTGCTTCCTTCCGGACGTCGGCGGCGCTGAGTAACGTGCACTCCGGATTCTGTGCAATGGCTTCGAGATGCGACTCGGCGATGCGGCCGCAGCCGATCAGCGCGAGATTCAGATGTGCCTTCTTTGTGATGCCCGACATGGCATTATCTCCTCAGTTTTTTCGCTGCCTCAATGATACTGGCTGCGATGAAATTCACATGCGCCACGGTATAGAATTCATTCCACGGCAGGACCACGACGTGCGCCAGCGCCTCAAGAGTGCCAGGGTATTCGTCGGAATTGTAGACTACCGGCGGATCGTTTTTGCGGCATTCCCCCTCGAACGGGAAGCGGCTGTTGCCGAAGGTGTTGCGTTCTTGCAGAATTTGGCACATGAATGCGGGTTTCTGAATGTAGCGGGGCGCCGAGAAAATCCCTTTTTCCTTGAGCACCGCGGCAAATTGATCGACCCCGCCTTGGATGATTTTCTCGTCGATGCGCAGGGGATACTTCCAGTACACGTGTTTGCTCTGCGACGTGATCTTGGGCGGCTGCACGCCGGGAACATCCAAAATCATTTCGGTCAGCATGTGGGCCGTTTGACGGCGTTTAGCAACGACATCATCAACCTTTTCCAATTGCGCCAGCGCCACGGCGCCTTGCAGCTCGGTCATGCGATAATTGAGCGCAAGAAAATAATGATCCGGTTTCGGATCGCCGTATCCCCACGCCTTATCGACAAACAACCAGGCGCGGCGCGTAAACTTTTCATTGTTGACGACGATGATGCCGCCTTCGCCCGTCGTCATGTGTTTGCCCTGCTGCAAACTGAAGCAGCCAATGTCGCCAATCGTGCCAAGCAAATTTCCTTTGTATTCGGCGAAATAGCTCTGGCAAGCATCTTCGATCACGGGAATATTGTGGCGGCGCGCCAGCTCCATGATGGGATCCATGTCACAAGGATTGCCAAAAAGATGCGTGACGACGATGGCCTTGGTGCGCTTGGTGATTTTCGGCGCGATGGTTTCCGCGGTGACGTTGTAGGTCAGCGGATCGACATCAGCAAAAATGGGAACTGCGGTTTGATAGATGATCGGCGTGATCGCGCCCATGTCCGTGATCGGCGAGGTGATGATTTCATCGCCCGGCTCCGGGTTGATCGCCGCAATCGCCGTGTGAATACTCGCCGTGCCGGAGGTGGTGGTGCGGCAAAATTTCACGCCATACTTCTCCGCGAATTTTTCTTCAAATTCTTTTACCGCCGTGCCTTTGGTGCAATTGAGCGTGCCGGAGGCGATCACACGTTTGAGTTGATCCAGCTCTTCTTGTCCGAAATTCCTGCCGGTGTTGTTGGCATCACTTGGAAGTTGCATGATTCTCTCCTGCAAAAGTGGTGTAAAGACTTTTTATGAAACCGAAGTTTGCAGCAGCGCCTTTGTTACTCATAGCTGCGGCGCTGCTGGCAAAGCCTCACAGTGGGTTAATGGGTAATCTTCAAATTTCGACAATGCCGAGGCGCCGTACAAGGCCTCGATTCGTTTTTGAATCTGATCAAACTCCATGCGGCCGATGCGAATTTCATTGGTCACCCGAAATGGCTGCAGGTTCTGGCGCAACGCAGATTCGTCAAGCTCTTGTTGTAGAAACGTCCGCGTGATTTTTTGCACATGTTCGCGCGGAAGCTGGCAGAAGCGTTCATATGAAACTTCTATATACCGCCCAGGCGCGACCCGCTGCTTGTCGGTGCGTAATTTTTTTTCAATACTAAAAACCTGTTCGCAAATTTCGTCAATATGGCCTTTGCCGGACGAGCTGTCGGCGCTGTGCAGGCCCCAGCCGATTTCTGCGCTGCCTTGAATCTGCTGCCGCGCCTGCAGCAGCGATTGCGCGACGTAAACGGGATGGCGGCGCACTTCGATGAAACAAGCATGATCAAAGATCGAGGCAAGCAAGGCCACGCAATCGGTATTGCGATTGTTTTTGTTGATAAACGGCTGCTCGAACGCGGCCAGCCACGCGTTGAAAA is a window of Cytophagia bacterium CHB2 DNA encoding:
- a CDS encoding DegT/DnrJ/EryC1/StrS family aminotransferase codes for the protein MQLPSDANNTGRNFGQEELDQLKRVIASGTLNCTKGTAVKEFEEKFAEKYGVKFCRTTTSGTASIHTAIAAINPEPGDEIITSPITDMGAITPIIYQTAVPIFADVDPLTYNVTAETIAPKITKRTKAIVVTHLFGNPCDMDPIMELARRHNIPVIEDACQSYFAEYKGNLLGTIGDIGCFSLQQGKHMTTGEGGIIVVNNEKFTRRAWLFVDKAWGYGDPKPDHYFLALNYRMTELQGAVALAQLEKVDDVVAKRRQTAHMLTEMILDVPGVQPPKITSQSKHVYWKYPLRIDEKIIQGGVDQFAAVLKEKGIFSAPRYIQKPAFMCQILQERNTFGNSRFPFEGECRKNDPPVVYNSDEYPGTLEALAHVVVLPWNEFYTVAHVNFIAASIIEAAKKLRR
- a CDS encoding sulfotransferase, with protein sequence MQKSYANFKDPFGLLKRMLLSGDRAARSALYRAATMKFVGPLDLMLEKSERRLLQEENRISNLPIIFVVGAPRSGTTLLHQTLARYLPVTYFTNLSALFPRAPLTASLKFARFLKAKRFDDRSFYGNVAGWAAPNDGFHVWNRWLGTDRYRAPQQISASAAREMRTFFNAWLAAFEQPFINKNNRNTDCVALLASIFDHACFIEVRRHPVYVAQSLLQARQQIQGSAEIGWGLHSADSSSGKGHIDEICEQVFSIEKKLRTDKQRVAPGRYIEVSYERFCQLPREHVQKITRTFLQQELDESALRQNLQPFRVTNEIRIGRMEFDQIQKRIEALYGASALSKFEDYPLTHCEALPAAPQL